The Lates calcarifer isolate ASB-BC8 linkage group LG19, TLL_Latcal_v3, whole genome shotgun sequence genomic interval TTTGCTGCATAGATCATTGGCTGCAGATTAAACTAAAATTTAGCAATAGGGAAaatgtgcatatacagtacattatacATGTAGAACATCTACTGATTTATAGatactatatatactataaACAGGAATGCTAGCTTGCTCTCTGAATTCAGCCACATTATCTCATCCTCTCATCTAAACCACGCCTCATGTACTCttctgcagctcagcagggaAACACTGTGTGACTCATCCCTGGAAAAACTTAAAAGAGCAGGTAAACTGGGCTGCAAATACATAAGTGGTAGAGCCTGAGTGAGATAATAGCCTCCCAAGTTTTAAAAGATGTGGTCGCTGAATGCATTTTGTGTCAGCATGCACAGCTTATTCCACAAAGACTGTCACTGTGCTGACTGTGAGACGAGTCTTTAACTTCAAATCTTTTGATAAATCTAGTTTTCCCTGTGGTTAATATTAAGCACATTACTTTTATAAAATGCCTTGTATCTGTCAGTGATATTTACTTCCACCAACAGAGCTGTACAGGGGTCCTTGTTTTCACTAATTTATCTGTCATTACTGATTTGTCAGCTAATACTCATACCAATTCAAAAACCTACACGCACTCACCTCGCCAGGCCCTCCTCATACACATAGATGATGAGCGGATCGTATGATGTTACCAACACGTACAGCCGCACGTCAAACTTGAActctggaaataaaacaaaaacagaattctTCAGTTCAAATCTGCCAAAATATTCCTTAAATATTAAGGAAACTGTATCTGTAGCAGCTCACCATCTATCAGTAGTGGGTTATTAATATAGCGAGACACCAAGATGTTTTCATCCATTGAAATCTGATTTGGCTGTAGATGATAGAAGAAAACATGATGAGCACACAAAAAAGAAGATGCACAAAGTATTTTATCATAACGATTTTAACAGGTTTAAAGCTACAGTGCTACAAGTTAATAAATATACAACAGTCTTAAATACTGAATTCCAAATAACTGATACAACACTGCTGTTAACCATGAACATCAAAGAATAGTTGGAAACTGCAATGACACTGACCATAGCAGGTCAACCTTCAATAACAGCCTATAAAAACACAATCTGGTGGTGGGAGATGGGTCATTTATGAGGTTGAAATGTGTTGCAGGTGGCGAAGTTGAGAAGAGATGGGAAAGGGGGAGGGTGGTGTAACCTCGGTGCTGGCTACGGTTCAGAGAAAACccaaaccaaaaaaatgaacgtatttcttttttctctccaaataTCGCTCTGACATTCTTTCCACTGTTTCATAAAAATGCCTGAGAAGAAGAGGAATCATGCGTCATATGTTTTCCAAGAGTGAGAACCTTGTTGAGCTCCTCCAAAAGCCTTGGAAGAGTGTGATTTACTCCACAAAGCTTATTAATGCCTGAAAAACTGgttgatactttttttttttcaaagacagCTGTATCTGTAGACCCCCACGCACACAAATAACATCTGGCCAGCTGGCTGTGTGAGTTCACACAGTACTTTTTAAGTCAGTATGTTTACAGTTAACTCCCACTAGGTTTGCCATTAATGTAATTATGTGCTTACATGTGAATTAGAGAGAACTTagaaaagaacacacacaaagagaaaatctGTGGTACTAtttggttagcttagcttagcataaagctgTTTCCAATCTGTGCTAACTTGCTAACCATTGGCATCTGTAGCTTCATAGCTATCCTGCAGACATGTCAGTGGTATCACTCTTGTCATGTAATTTTCAGCAATAAGCTTCTTACAAGTTGAACTATTCTATTTACTCATACAGATTTCCTGTAGAATAGTGTCAGAACTTGTTTCAAACCTCCACATACCAAAATCACAATTTAAGTCAGTCAGTTTGCAATCTTTACAAACACATGTTGATCCATTCACATCAGTCTCAAACACAAGTTTATTTTGGGTGATGACATTAGTCTGAAATGGGTAACAGAGCAACCTGAGGTTCCAAACCTGACCCCCAGATTTAAGAGTTaagtaagaaaagaaaaaaacacaacttttgtAGCAGCCTCTGTGTCAACAATCTGCAATCTCACAACCTGTATCCACACTGAGGGCAAAACCTGTGATAAGGTGTCACAAGCCCAAAAGGTCAGGAACCACCGTATTAGTGAGTGATAACTGCAGTGGGCTTAATCACTCACATTGCTGACCAAGTAGATGCCTCGTCCTCTTGAAGATGCTACTGGTTTAATGATCCATGGGCCCCTGTCCTTGGCAAAACAATCTGAGATTGAGGCAGAAAGAAAGGTTGAGGTTCAAAATGATTTACAGTGTACATGAAAACATATGATAAATACAACTCTGCTCAGGCCAACAGAGTGAGATGGAAGGCATCTTACTGCAGAATTCCTGGTACTCAGAGGGAAGCACAAAGGTCTGAGGAACGATATGGAAGTTTTTGAAGCCGTGAGTTTGCTGCATTCGCTGGATGTTTTTATAGAGACGGTCTTTTCGCGTCAGTTCATATGACCTGGAAATAAGCACAGCTCCCAGTTTAAGATGCTCCAGCACTACAGTCACACTGACAGaacaaaaatatatgaatacATAACAGTTACAGAACACCCTCTGCCTGACAGTATGATTCATCTCATGTTCAATAGAGGCACTGGTCCAAACTAAACACTTTGCTGTGGAAGCCAACAAACACATTGCCTGAACTGAGGGACTTAGAATGGCTCGGCGGTGATATTtataacacagaaaacagtggcaacacactcaaacatttgAGCACTCTACCATACCTGGGAAAGTGGTTGACCTTCTGGAAGTCTTCAAGGCTGCGTAGTATGTAAGGCTTGAGGTGAGATCCCGTCCACATGAGGTTGAAGTCGTTACTGTTTGGGTGAACCTGGAAAAGAGAGGCACTGATTGTCTTTAATTGACATTCAATAGGTTGAATAGCTTGGAttcagtacacacacaacaaacaactcAGGAGATCGTTTAAAAAATAGATGTAAGTGTAAAAACAGGTATCGCAATTGACGTTCATACTAACTGAGCTCTGTTCAGTTTCCAGTCACCAACAAGAGTAATATATTCTGACGTCCATCGAATGTGACATCTCGGTTGGATTAAATCTAAGAAGCAGATCGCACTCAGCCACTAACCTGGAGAAATACGGCCTgcattttagacattttctcAAAAGGAAGGCCAACTCACAGATTTTCACCACCATCATACTATGctatctgttttgttttgttttattccaACAATTCGTTAGGAGGCAGAATTCACATGACCGTTCATTCAGTGTCTAGGGGGAAGAGGCAGATGTTTGCAATAAAGCCTTATTAAAGTTTGGCTCTGCGGAGGCTGTGGTAGACACTCGTCTGCCTTTGATGATGGGTTAGCGGGAGTCAAGAAgcattgaaatgaaataaaaagggAATTAATTGTAACTGCTTGGAAAGAGCAATAATGGAGATTGTGTGCCCTCGTGAAACAGGATTAATGCTCCtgaggtcattttgtgtttttttccatggGTGCATTCCCGGGCTTTGACATCGGCATTATCAgtcaaggggaaaaaaaaaaaaaaaaaaaaaaaacacagccctACTATCCCTTATCCTACATAGCAGAATGTGTGCATAAATAACGTGCTTCAAAAAAAAACTATCAATTTTAGCAAAATTTAGGCTAATCTTTTAAATTTGCGTGATTTAGTGAAGAGCATTACCTCACTGAATCCATGATTGGTGAGTATTCCTCGTACCAGACGGCTCTCTGTGCGCACAATCTTGAAGGCCATGTTGTATCGCTCTAagtaaatgaaacacatttgaaaGAATAAAATACTCTCAGTATCCAGCTGATTAAAAGCACCAAAACTGAGTTATATCATTATTACTCTTCTTATTCATAGTAATTTTAGAGCTTCAACAAATTGCAATGTACCTCCAGCTGAGCAGATGTTCCCATCTTTTGAAACAACAGCTTCAGGGAAAAACAAGAGGACCGGGATCGTCTTGCTAAGGCCGCTCCACGCGATGCAGGGATGGTCTCTAGTGGACAAACGATTAGATGAGACACAGACGAGTAACTTAATGAGAGGCAGATTTTCAAGATGTTTTCAAATCGGACCAAACCACTCAAATTTCAAATCAtctgcagaaatacacagaaacacacatgtcCTCAGCAACAGTGTCACGGAGATGCACTCCCAGTGTTCATTTCACTCGCACATAATCTCTGGCGCTTGTACGCCGATGATGTGAACTTGCCTATACTGGTAGCTTAGCTAATGCTGAGGGAATGTATCCTGACACTGTTTATTTCAGTCAGGCAGATAAAAACGGAACCACACACAGTTTCAGGAGGTGCTGGGCAATAACAAACCCGTGTACTATACTAACAAAACACCCTTGTAAAACTGCAGGCTATCTGATAGTACCAGACACAGCCTGCTTATGACTAAAAATAAGATAAGGTAGCACGATGATGGAGCAGACCTCAATCAGGCATGGTCTGTCTTGATAAGGAGGGGGAGGCATGTAAACAATAACTGCCCCTCGCTTAAGTATCCAGGTACGTCAGACAATACGGCAGATATCTTCTCTACTGTGGTGACTTGATTGCACGCACAAGGCATTTTGATCATATCTAtgaatgttgtttattttgaatataaTCCACCATTAAGCCTATTGTGATACTATCTTGGACAAAAGTTCAAATTGTTACAATCACTGTATCACAATCACATTCAGCTCATGTTCCTCTAGTAGTGACTGAatttatatagaaattaaaaatgaaattggACAAACAGGAATGCAAATGTCACTCTCACCTCTGGTCTGATGTGTGATTCATTCAGTTTCCTGAAAGTGTACATGTACTCTCATGGGTTTGTCTTTATGTTTGCTACGTGCCTCTTGTATTTGCCTGTAATACTATACTTTGTTGTCCTTTGCATTATTTAGTGTTCTCTGTTGTCACAAAAGAAGTTACTCAACCAGTTCTAGCACTTTTACATCACATTAATGTGAATTATTACCGACTGCTCCtgataaataaagtgaaaataacatttatatcAGAGTTGAGCAGAACAGCTCAAGTAATTACGACCCTGTCAGTAAAAGCAGCACTGGTCACCTAGAGGTTTAACCCTAATACTAAGCGATCCAAACTAATTCAGGAGATGGAAATTAGCCTAAAAGCAGGCACACTGGCTCTCAGTAAGGTATGACTAAGTATAGCTTAAGAGGGAATTAGTTGGCACCGACAAGTTAACAAAGACCAACTGTAGACAACTATGAGCTAAAGCTTGGCTTCTTTCATTCAGTTTGATGTTAATCAATTATGCAAAACAAAAGCTACCTCAACGTCTCATTTTGTCTAAATGTATCTTGTCATAAATTATTCAACAAGGCTCAGAATTTCTGTAATCCTGCACAGATTACATTACATAGTCACTAAAGTATACCAAGTGGAAATGATAAGGACCTTGgcacagcaggagaaaagaaagaaaaatgcttttGGTCCAGCCCGTTGCCCCATTAATACTGTATTTAGAGACAAATCGAATGAGATGCACCAGGAGGCTCAGTAGGCTAAGAACCTAACTGACACTAAAGGAGACCTGCTTAATTCAGACAGCCAGTCCATAAGCTGCAGGGACAATATCCTAGTCATCCCAACTGCTTATGCctacaacaaaaaatgaaactatattCATTacgtatttttaaaaatctgctaTAAATATAATATCAGCCCCAAGAAACATTACAGTTTATGGTGTCATCAGTGACCTCTGAATCATTGCCCACGTCTCCATATTTCTTAAGCAGTCCTAATGGAATAGATGGAATAGGTAACAGATTATCATTTACTGAGCACACAGGCTccaaaaacatgacaacagaGAGATAAAATTACCTCAGAGTTGGGGCTTTTGTTGTAGAGACTGTTTTTACACTTAAACAGCACATGTCTGGAGCTGAGTCTACACTAGATCTGAACAACTGCAAACTTGTACTTACTCTTGCTCGTCTTCTGAGGAGGATTCAGAGTCCTCCTTATCCCGGATCACAGCTGGCATCTTCACAGCAGAAGGTGACGAGCTGCCCGGTGAAATCTTCCTGGGATCAAGTGTCTAGGTTTTAGCATGGCATCTAAAACCTCCAACTGCAAAAACATCAGTCGATGAATAGCTCAGCTCAAACAGACGCCAGTACATTCATGCAAAATATTATAATGACAACCACATTATTACGGCTTGCTCATAAAGACTGTGACTCTGTTACAGTCCTAAACAGAGGTTCACTGTTAGCACACAGTTAactgagagctgctgttttccagCTCTGCACAGAGTGGCAGTGAAAATATCTTTGTTAACGTTACAATAGACACTAGACGTTGAGACTAAACCCAAGCAGACAGTCCAACAAGCGTTAGCTAAATAATACTTAGGTTTCTGACATGCTACTTTAGATAGGGGAAGCTAACAAGGTAATGTCTGCCTAGTTTAAGACCAATAACGTAGACGTTTTGATAATGCCATATAAATACACACCAACACTGACTTGCCTTTTATTTCTATGGAGCCTGCTAACGGCTAGCTAGCTGGTATCACCAGGGCCAGTTGATCATCGCGGTTAATCTTCCTGGTAACTACAACAACTGAGTAGCAACAGAGCAAGGAGCATGCGCACTAGCGGGAAACATTTATTTGTCCGCCAGACCAAATTTTACGCTGCATCCACTGAGTGGCGGGACATTTGTAGACGTTACAGTAATTGCTAACCTAAGGAAGAGCCTATGTCTCCAGTTTAATATGACATGCTCTCCAACGTGTAAGTTAAATCAACTTAACGAATAAACCTAACAATTTCTCATTATGTCTCACAAAACGTAACGGCTCATAATGTATGTGTCTATAtcatatacagtctatggtctATATATGTGTTTGTCGACAGCACAGAGTGTtcaagtgagagacagaaattgagttaataaattaaactgaaattagCAAGTACAGATTAAGGTTAAATATGCACATATTACCTTgactaaaataaaaatttgttctgaatcaaaaatatataaaatgttcCAAATGACCCTGCCGAATGGTATTAGTGTGTAACCCGGGATACGTGGGGTGGATTTCACTAAATATTTTGGCCAAAAATGTGGTGCACCCATAGACTGTTGATAAAGAGGGTTCACCCCTCCTGCTGAATAAGATTTAACGAATATACAAGTCACAGCagatcactctctctctccatttctacTCTTTGTTCAAACGCAGCCTAGCCCACAGTCTACAGGTGACAGGATTATTTGATTTCTATTGGTTGGTGCAGAAGGTGGGCGGATCCATTACGCTTAAATGAGGCCAATCATATCAATGGTTCGACTGGATGGAGCCATTCTTTGAGCTCTCTTATTGGTCAACTCCACAGTCCAAGATTGAAAGACTTACGATTGTGAATAAAACACCATACTGGTTTGGCTCGAGTCCCACTTTATTGTTTTACATCTAGTattcctgtctttctgtcaaGAGCATGGTTACACTGTAGTTTGTTAGGTAAATATTCGCACCATTCATGTGACTTTTTCATCACAATAGGCTTATTAATGGTATTAACTAGGTTATAGCAACATTAGCCTGCTATGTTCACTGACCAGGCTTACTTCTCTTCCCTGACAGGTGAGTGTCACAGACAGAAAGGATGAGTCGCTTTCTGAACGTCCTGCGGAGCTGGCTGGTGATGGTGTCTGTCATCGCAATGGGAAACACCGTGCAGAGTTTCAGAGATCACAGCTTCCTGTCAGAGAAACTCTACACAGGCACCCCAGAGTTTGGTGAGCAAAACTCAGTGGTCAATGCAACTTGACAACAGTATATATCACATCACCACATTTCTCACTCAGCTGAGCGTGATGTTGGTGCTGTCATGAAGCCTGCAGGAGTTAGTGACATGATTCCTCAAATAGATAGCATATATACAATTTtagaaaataacattaaatagaaaaatatatatcatatttgtttttactgtaataCAGCTCCTACTATTGTGCCAAAAGCAACTGTATCATATTATGTAAACAGCAACAGCGGTCTTCAGTATTAGAGCCACAACAGTACTGGATGTTTGAGGCCAATACTAATATAGTATTTCTGagctttaaaaaatctgataatgATAGCAGTGGCAAATATactaattttttttacatgggcACATGATGTAAACAACCAACTTGATTTGAGTATCTTTAATCTTGTTATTAAAGAATTAAAGATGTGTACTAACAGGACATTTTGCAGTTGAGATGTATGTAAAGGTGACACGGTTTCTAAATGACCCCAAACATAACATCTGACAAcaacatttcagtatttttatttccattatcAGTTGatatattcatacatatacTGAGTATATAGCAATGTGGTGTTTGTAAAATATAGTAGTAAAATATCAGCCTTTAATATTGGCCCAGATGATTtatacatgaaatgaaatgaggcaGATTTGCAGATTTGCTCTCTACAGTAATAACAGACACAGTACAAACTAAACTCTGACCATCCTGATTTTACTTCTTCCAGTGAACGGTCTCCAAGCTCGAACATTTGGTATATGGACGTTGCTGTCGTCGATCATTCGCTGTGCCTGTGCCATCGACATCCAGAACAGAACGTAAGAGAACTTCTCACACCCTGTGCCTTGTTTTCTGTTGGCAGTCTACATATTATGTTCTTACAGTGTGCCATGATGCCGTCCACAGGCTGTATCACATCACCTTATGGACATTTGTACTGGCGTTGGGCCACTTTCTGTCTGAAGCCTTTATTTACAAAACTGCTCCTCTGACTATCGGGGTCATGGCTCCTCTCATTGTGGCAAGTGAGTATTCACTTAAGAAATCATAATGTAACTGTTATTAAATGCCCAAATTTAAACTTctacaaattttttttttgtagaagtttaaattttaagtttatatatttagtttatatatttcttgtgtccaagtgaaaaaaaaacataattaatgttaaataaaagaaCCTAAACAATgcctcactgtgtttttttttttaggtttttctgTCATAGGAATGCTGATTGGATTCCAGTGTTTCCCAGAGACACAAGAGGAAGTCGGGGCACGGCAGAAGAAACGCAACTGAATcccagcagtttttttttttttttttgtccattgaACCCACCACCACCAGATAACAGTGGAGTGGACTGGTCCTTGTGTGCTGCTTGTTGCCTTGAAGAACATGAGATATGGATGTGCTTTCATGTCCTATTGTGATACTTTCTTAAGACTATATACATCTATACATCTCCACCTTGATGTATTTTATGGGTTTTAACTGGACATTTTACACTTGACAGTGCAATCCCTAAAATGTTTGACAGAGTCACTTCTAAAATACAACAGCCATGTTACACTGCAGTGATTGATCTATGCTGGTTTGTAATTACTTTGTTTTCAAATGAGCAATACATGGAGGTTTTATTATGTTGATATCTTAGCCGTGATCACAGCTGAATGAAACTAATCCGGATGCATCCATGTCCAGAACATGAGTCTTTTTCGTCATTAGGCTTTTAAACTGTGTGGTGTTGCTGAGTGAAATGGATACAGAATTAATGCAGAGCAGATTTTCGTTTCATCTCTCAGAGCGttgattgttttatttcaccTGACAATCACCTGAAATTCATGATTTACCAAAGAGCTCTGATGACTATACAGTATAAAACTATGCCCTTCATTACAAAGAATCATAAGCAattattcttgtttgtttgttctgtgctGTGAAAGTTTGTACACCCTTTGAATTTCTGCAGAGTTATTGTCCTATAAAACcttctttaaaatgaaatgatttgatttttggTGTTTTCTGTGACAGCAATAAGCAAATTAGATATGTTCATACACAATGAAGAATGCAGTCATCTTGTTTCCAAGCATCTAATTgtgttattacattattttagATATACTCAATATCCCATGCTGCTCAGATCTCATATTTGTGGAGTGTTTTCAACATTACTTTCAGAAATTAACAGCTTTGTAAGATGGATTTGAGGATAGAAAATACTCTACATACACTTCGGCATGTCAGGATACTATAGAAATGCATTCAGTAACACTAACTTTGGAGTTCATCCAGTGAGACagggaacaaaacaaacattgtgTGACACAAAGCAATCTACTgtgtattacatttttttttaatccaatttttaaaagttaatttaCAGCATACAGAAAGGCAAAACTCTACAGGTGTAGAGACTTTTTCACAGCACTGTTTAATGTCCGGAAAATGCCACTGAAGTAATGAAACTGGCACCGGTTCACAATCACATAACAATCATTATAAAACTAGTCACAACACATCAAGTATATGTTAATAACAAACTGTACAAATACTGGTTATATAGCAGGAACTACATTTCTCAGTAACACATTTACAAGCTAAGAGTATCAAACATGAAGAAATGTTCTTGTGCAAAATGACAAGGGCAACAGATTCAtttgccttttctttctgtcagttttgtgCTGTGCTGACATTCTTAATGTTCCAGATATGCTCAGATATTCATCAAGTGTCTTCTTGTAGAGAtcatatacagtaaaacaagGACAAAACTGGCCTTCCAAAGTGTACTCAGATGCACAGCATCAATCATACTTAAAATCAGCAGTAGTCACATACTTCCATGTGATCCTGTGCGGCAGCCAGAGATGATATGAGAGCCTTGTTGAGGCGATGGGCAGCCTGACTGCCATGACAGGACATCACATCACAGTCCTTAGTCTGCATTTGAGATGCATATTCTAAAAACAGAACACTTAATGAAGTCCTTTAGCAATGTAAAGACTGAGTTCAGTTACACACAATATTGGTCCAATATTAGGAGACACTTACAGCTTAAATATTGCTCTGAAGATGCACAACATTAACACTAATCAGGGATAGTGAAAGGTAGGAAACACtaaaaagttaaattaagttAAAGAGTGTAGTAATGTCACTAAAGTTGGACTGCACTGATGAGACATGTAAAACACCTGCAGTACTGGCtggataaaattaaaaatgttttcatcaagGGATGTAAAAACCTCTGAGGCTCCAAGTGTGTTCCCCATGTGCATGATTGACTTGTGCTTGATTTGGGATGAGCTAAATTGCACTTGGGATACTTGTGTGAATCTCTGGCGTTCAGGCCAGAGTGTGGTGTCCATACAGTACATCATGTAGTACAGCAGTTCTGCTGGTTCTCACTCCATCCATACAAGCCTGTCAGAGGGTCATTCAATACAGTAAAGTCTTCATGTGCTCACTCttcacagcagctttttaaaacatgtttttactcTGTGGCAATGTGCACGTTTGTGCTTATTGACAAGtcagttttccagtttttatctGTACACGGTGTCGCTGACAGAAAGAAATGTCTGTCCTTACAACTTCCCCTCTTTCAGGACTTCAGGTGGAGAGACGCCTCCTTCAAGATCAGctgtcattttctgtaaaagacaaggacacaaacaataacagatgagtaaacaacatattttaatcaaaacacacaaactcaccacagcatacagaaagacaacagaaCATTAACACAGATCAAATAACACAGATACTAAACAACTAACTTCCCAATCACCTCCTGCATCAAATCAATATATTTCAAAAATGATGTGCCTATCAAAACCTCTCAGTTAGCACTGTTAGTTAATCACAAATgaaaacttcatttaaaaagttgATGTATCAACGAAAAAACTGATTTTCTTAAATATTGATTGTATCTTCAGAATGAGTTTTGCAGGATGCTGAAATCTCAGGATGAACTGTTTTATTCCACAGTGAACCTGTTTGATTGAAGAGCTGATTGTGTGGTGGAGTAGTATGTACTCCATTTAAACAGTAATAACCTCAAGTGTTATTAATACCAGTCCTGCCTTTGGGAAGAATGAATTCATGTCTATTTCTGTAAAGTGAAACACAGTGTGGTTTGTGACAATTTTGTTTAGTTGAATGTTCTGGAAATTTTAGtggcattttttttacagtgaagaTAAGGtttgtttactgtcactgtttgtttactgGTGTTGAAGCTTGAGAAGAGTGTGAGCCCCTACCTTGGctggtgttgtgtgttttggttttagtgAGGGGTTGTGGGTTTATGTCAAGACTGACGTTGCCAGGGGCTGCTGCACGCTGTGGCCCCGTAGTCCTGCACCGATGACTCAGACCCTGTAGACTGGAACAATAGCTTGGGTGTCACACCTCTGAGGGGTCCTGAGGGGTGGGACCCCAtcctccaccatctcctccaCACCACCACATCACTAGTCTGCCTCCACCAAACCCTGCACAGCCAGCT includes:
- the erg28 gene encoding ergosterol biosynthetic protein 28 homolog, producing MSRFLNVLRSWLVMVSVIAMGNTVQSFRDHSFLSEKLYTGTPEFVNGLQARTFGIWTLLSSIIRCACAIDIQNRTLYHITLWTFVLALGHFLSEAFIYKTAPLTIGVMAPLIVASFSVIGMLIGFQCFPETQEEVGARQKKRN